In a genomic window of Rhodothermales bacterium:
- a CDS encoding SRPBCC family protein: MADYEFVTTWRIPAPAQFVWDEIHDVEHWPDWWKAVEHVDTLEAGDQIGLGGLRRIVWRGPLPYRITIDVRVTRIAQPTMLEGVATGDLTGWGCWQLTSEGRSTIVRFDWRVDATRRWMRVLAPHLRPAVRWNHDAVMRAGYKGLLRRLQKELVH, translated from the coding sequence ATGGCCGACTACGAGTTCGTCACAACGTGGCGCATACCCGCGCCCGCGCAATTTGTCTGGGACGAGATCCACGATGTGGAGCACTGGCCCGATTGGTGGAAGGCCGTCGAACACGTAGATACCCTCGAGGCCGGGGATCAGATCGGTCTGGGCGGCTTGCGTCGCATCGTCTGGCGAGGCCCCCTTCCGTACCGGATCACCATCGATGTACGGGTTACGCGCATCGCACAGCCGACCATGCTGGAAGGTGTCGCCACGGGCGATCTTACCGGGTGGGGCTGCTGGCAACTGACCAGCGAAGGGCGCTCGACCATTGTCCGGTTTGATTGGCGGGTGGACGCTACCCGCCGCTGGATGCGTGTCCTCGCCCCGCATTTGCGACCGGCCGTCCGCTGGAACCACGACGCCGTCATGCGCGCTGGCTACAAAGGCCTCCTTCGGCGCCTCCAGAAGGAGCTCGTGCACTGA
- a CDS encoding FAD-dependent oxidoreductase, whose protein sequence is MKRIAIIGGGVAGLTAALALKGDEIEVVVFEKSRGLGGRVASRGRAGIRYDHGANYFCADSDRVQKLVYADLPSVDLIEIAAPVQPFPQTGPAPALMPAPRRLNYRHGISQLAKLLGAASGASIEHEVQIERLMHVKNGWRLIAEGERVFNDFDAVLLTPPAPQSAVIIETSEMDATLRYTLSKALRKARYESQLCFVLGYERLDMLEVDWYAQVDTERRRPLSWLAMEHAKAGHVPAGQHVLLIQMASSWSTRHYLEPFDTLLPDVLTQVRQLLPALPEPAWHDAQRWRFARATTPADIEALAVGRPQGLFFAGDAIASRSRVERAIESGLDAAGEIRQALGV, encoded by the coding sequence ATGAAACGAATCGCCATTATCGGTGGCGGCGTCGCCGGCCTCACCGCAGCCCTGGCACTGAAGGGCGACGAGATCGAAGTCGTCGTCTTCGAAAAAAGCCGCGGACTGGGGGGCCGGGTGGCCAGCCGAGGCCGGGCGGGTATCCGCTACGATCACGGCGCCAATTATTTCTGCGCCGACAGCGATCGAGTGCAAAAGTTGGTATATGCGGACTTGCCGTCGGTCGACCTCATCGAAATCGCCGCACCCGTGCAGCCGTTCCCTCAAACCGGCCCGGCGCCAGCTCTCATGCCGGCCCCCCGACGACTCAACTATCGCCACGGCATCAGTCAGCTGGCCAAGCTCCTGGGCGCGGCATCGGGCGCTTCGATAGAGCACGAGGTACAGATCGAACGCCTGATGCACGTGAAGAACGGCTGGCGCCTCATAGCGGAAGGAGAGCGGGTGTTTAATGACTTCGATGCCGTGCTCCTTACCCCGCCAGCCCCCCAATCTGCCGTTATCATCGAAACGAGCGAGATGGACGCCACGCTGCGGTACACGCTCTCGAAAGCGCTGCGAAAAGCCCGGTACGAGTCGCAGCTGTGCTTCGTACTTGGATACGAAAGATTGGATATGCTGGAAGTTGACTGGTACGCACAGGTGGATACCGAACGCCGGCGGCCCCTCTCCTGGCTGGCGATGGAACACGCCAAGGCCGGCCATGTCCCAGCCGGACAGCACGTTCTCCTGATTCAGATGGCCTCCTCCTGGAGCACGCGCCACTATCTGGAACCCTTCGACACGCTGTTGCCCGATGTGCTGACTCAGGTCCGCCAGCTACTTCCCGCCCTTCCCGAGCCCGCGTGGCACGACGCTCAGCGGTGGCGCTTCGCACGGGCAACAACGCCGGCGGACATCGAGGCGCTCGCTGTCGGTCGCCCGCAGGGCCTCTTCTTTGCCGGCGATGCGATCGCCTCCCGCTCTCGGGTCGAACGGGCCATCGAATCCGGCCTGGATGCCGCGGGTGAGATCCGACAGGCGCTGGGCGTGTGA
- a CDS encoding HAD hydrolase-like protein codes for MKLQALFFEIDGVLVDVSRSYRRAVEETVAHFTGRPIEPGTLQRYKILGGFADDWRLTQAIVADAGIQVSAGRVADEFQRRYRGENWDGVVLEETPLVQVRTLERLQRSDRVMVIVSSRPDAEVQWILERFGWKRYFPLLITREAQDGRGGLDPYPLLRALAILDAAGRPIEPGETAFVSASSEDMTVAAAAGVWGIGVSAGHETAADQEEAWLREAGAAVIVHTVDALPGIVENLAEHTTRTSPRSDTDP; via the coding sequence GTGAAGCTTCAGGCCCTCTTTTTTGAAATCGACGGCGTACTGGTCGACGTTTCGCGATCGTATCGCCGCGCCGTCGAGGAAACGGTAGCCCACTTCACGGGTCGCCCGATCGAACCGGGAACCCTCCAACGATACAAAATCCTTGGAGGGTTCGCGGACGATTGGCGCCTCACACAGGCCATCGTGGCGGACGCCGGCATCCAGGTCTCCGCCGGCCGCGTCGCGGATGAGTTCCAGCGCCGATACCGGGGCGAAAATTGGGATGGCGTCGTCCTGGAAGAAACCCCTCTCGTGCAGGTACGCACCCTGGAACGGCTTCAGCGGTCGGACCGCGTGATGGTCATTGTCTCGTCGAGGCCGGACGCCGAGGTGCAGTGGATTCTCGAGAGATTCGGGTGGAAACGCTACTTCCCGCTGCTGATCACCCGCGAGGCGCAGGATGGGCGCGGCGGCCTGGATCCATATCCTCTGTTGCGCGCCCTGGCGATCCTCGATGCCGCGGGCCGGCCCATCGAACCGGGGGAAACGGCGTTCGTGTCTGCCTCTTCCGAAGATATGACAGTCGCCGCCGCCGCCGGCGTATGGGGGATTGGCGTCTCAGCGGGGCACGAAACCGCGGCCGACCAGGAGGAGGCCTGGCTACGGGAGGCCGGCGCCGCGGTGATCGTACACACCGTCGACGCCCTCCCTGGTATTGTCGAGAACCTGGCCGAACACACCACCCGTACTTCGCCGCGCTCCGATACAGACCCGTAG